One segment of Rosa chinensis cultivar Old Blush chromosome 6, RchiOBHm-V2, whole genome shotgun sequence DNA contains the following:
- the LOC112170025 gene encoding LOW QUALITY PROTEIN: uncharacterized protein LOC112170025 (The sequence of the model RefSeq protein was modified relative to this genomic sequence to represent the inferred CDS: deleted 2 bases in 1 codon) gives MASAEQPPKKRRLHEAEAEPPSSSPPPSPPPPPQSLAQRLSAAAPESLSQDEILRKRRHRDEIRGVYDCYKRIKFCLSKKDTALTADLEQAYLSLITASRGCTSVQRIVADLIPRYASKCPTALEAAARVVVNMHNWSAGLINRGEDTNGFAFQTAKSCILGLSDICCTASSVASTSSVIRGICSGVFQNVLTFFISSFEGKDVFLIVGKETVRMQGSADIFLQLKEKFSDGNESSVTKLSQLRALCLLWIFFCYPKDSLAACFELLKSTSSEGVLKGQYFLSQITSKLDKDGGHHLSKTSDESKTSTTFVETSNRGNDISSEQLASDGNNVFEDTISVSNSCLLGLVLSKDPLLQGWMLSKYKKLCRLPSISDFKSALEGAFKSFIDVMDVEGNRADSDEDDSDPSRFINRPYLVSRFSNLHETGSDVYSDRVSGQHMKARSSVMPLEANSHSTGSNQDSGGARPMDFEIREHGDMSHGRSSMPRDVVNHQMPSPVTRSPLSFRSNSFDGRNHFHIEKNKDTNLDFGSPSMRSSSGGANSSFESPKCHPVSSYVSPKTQIVWYSDGDIAAMDIFSASKQLWLGFFGSDVSEAHVRFQLERFGAMEHFFFFPHKGFAVVEYRNILDAIKAREYTRRHFPWCIKFMDTGLGTRGAMNGVAVGSSCHVYVGNVSSQWAKDEILHESRKVLRKTPYSVTDFSNEGAVLMEFDTPEEAAAVMAHLRQHRKERSNHRTPYGAGSLNVVSHIDGARSVPTPTHVDIRSNQGNMSNTAATPFAVKHESHSMELVSPRVKSENQGNSVQSGYMFQSNRAVTGSTEMLEAGTRRVDGYDSNLAVNSTQGGGHVASHANEPRWLYSKPGMELHSAPGSIPCIPVPTQIPSAPPPPQISSSPFMRPVYLPPNSSWDPRGSSHNRPLNPISPGVVPNNFHGNAIVPPFIPASVTPLAQIQGAPVQQFDRMFSVPIAPPPLSSLPPPLPEMPPPLSPPPPPLPQSQPPFVPPPPFPSPPVAVSEPSVVETSGQPSQYQWQGTLCKSGVHYSTVNAYRVDSDICKYSNATSEPIEWPLKLDMTKRTDFRHVKSTFTSTPPHKREVCRLIPSSAADQKGFQDFLSYLKQRDCSGVIKIPAVNSMWARLLFILPYSEETCSMLSIAPCQPDCLIALILPKETNFDFCGLSIKWFAMSSHRNPQGNTNRQAGGSKGFTKTQKVFVPKNQDQNRPRSPKSPNPTLSASLRQSLSQPSNAEASSVAASAPPASSSSTSSRVRMGERGEWVSTKGNFVNYLPQDEAVAAGLGADEGGLDAVESQRVVDLLNRELSRLLKLNPKEFWRQVASDTSLHEFLESFLQFRSRWYDFPHRGAKDMVAGVIVGELELSRRVFMVLYRISSSRDPGARAADSLSPKDHEALLQEKKLLDLPKLLDICAIYSHENEDLTRVLVGNAVTAHATIRDNLTAVASHFLSIVQTMYQRSSTALEALFLSGNPGEHGSSRLLADLLEVMDFINDAIVSMDAFLTAYKPSAIFFLCPVEISYGNEELLSTLARLHDSLLPSLQRGFQIILAAGEHKMVSNVAISLKMLSMRIVKFGWKLLDSCYLSDEVFKDNLSIPAAAEMFPAKLEDPYIRADILVQLLREINGISVCAQENQNRETFLQNVEKNFNIMGKVENLQNHGWIIMDDEQLGYVSGILLCTQKVIGKLHTNATTPLTNKVAVDEDVAIKESKISQVKDLFPDYGKGFLAACLEAYNQNPEEVIQMILEGTLHEDLLSLDTKLETIPKPRSATVSRNDKGKGILVEPTASTTTNTVAAIRVQQNGVPSVSSSSSQGRFVRKSKADLPDSDTLDDKNEKYSAKTAALVSQFEYEDEYDDSFDDLGLSVADSGAGEIESFGEKSSSNIGKPWETRTESSSQNATSSKWGSRRNPQYYVKDGKNYSYKVAGSVAVANVGEASLITEAQKELIHGLGRGGNLPLGAVKKLTEYSEQQDSHVDISQSEGRGKGYNQNSRGWGRGGGGGGERRIEEQDKHFSQTEGRGRGYIRNSRGLGRGGGERSQGDSSEEQDKHFDNSRTEGRGRGYIRNSRGRGRGGGERSQGDSGEEQDNKQTSVSEVEGRENVGNQRGRGRRGGGGGRSNNYRKDRAMNKHFSSLRGL, from the exons ATGGCCTCCGCAGAGCAGCCCCCGAAGAAGCGAAGGCTGCACGAAGCCGAAGCAGAGCCACCATCCTCatcgccgccaccatctccgccACCACCGCCACAATCCCTAGCCCAACGGCTGAGCGCGGCAGCTCCAGAATCTCTCTCCCAGGACGAAATTCTCAGGAAACGTAGACACCGCGACGAGATTCGAGGCGTTTACGACTGCTATAAGCGGATTAAGTTCTGCCTCTCCAAGAAGGACACTGCTCTCACCGCCGATCTTGAGCAAGCCTATCTCTCCCTCATCACCGCCTCCAGAG GTTGTACGAGTGTACAACGCATTGTGGCTGATCTCATTCCTAGATATGCTTCGAAATGCCCCACTGCTCTTGAAGCCGCGGCAAGAGTTGTTGTCAATATGCATAACTGGAGTGCGGGGCTGATAAATAGAGGAGAGGATACTAATGGCTTTGCATTCCAGACTGCGAAATCCTGTATTCTTGGTCTATCGGATATTTGTTGCACTGCTTCCTCGGTGGCGTCAACATCCTCTGTCATTCGTGGTATTTGCTCCGGCGTTTTTCAGAATGTGCTTACCTTCTTTATATCGTCCTTTGAGGGGAAGGATGTCTTTCTGATTGTTGGTAAAGAGACTGTGAGAATGCAAGGTTCTGCTGATATCTTTCTTCAGCTAAAGGAGAAGTTTTCTGATGGAAATGAATCTTCGGTGACTAAGTTATCCCAGTTACGTGCTCTTTGTTTACTGtggattttcttttgttatcctAAAGACTCACTTGCAGCCTGCTTTGAACTCTTGAAATCCACCTCATCAGAGGGAGTTCTTAAAGGGCAGTATTTTCTAAGTCAAATAACAAGCAAACTCGATAAGGATGGCGGGCATCATTTGAGCAAAACTAGTGATGAATCTAAAACAAGTACAACTTTTGTTGAAACAAGCAACAGAGGCAATGATATTAGCTCTGAGCAGCTAGCATCAGATGGAAACAACGTCTTTGAAGATACGATTTCAGTTTCAAATAGCTGCTTGTTAGGACTG GTTCTTAGTAAAGATCCATTATTGCAAGGTTGGATGCTCTCAAAATATAAGAAGTTATGTAGATTGCCATCTATTTCAGATTTTAAATCTGCTTTGGAGGGTGCCTTTAAATCTTTTATAGATGTAATGGACGTAGAAGGTAATCGAGCAGACAGTGATGAGGATGATTCTGATCCATCGAGATTTATCAATCGACCATATCTGGTGTCTAGGTTCTCTAACCTACATGAAACTGGCAGTGATGTTTATTCTGATAGAGTGTCAGGTCAACATATGAAAGCTCGTAGCTCTGTAATGCCTCTTGAAGCTAATAGTCACTCAACGGGTTCCAATCAGGATAGTGGCGGTGCAAGGCCCATGGACTTTGAGATTAGGGAGCATGGAGATATGTCACATGGCAGGTCTTCCATGCCCAGGGACGTAGTGAACCACCAGATGCCTTCACCTGTCACAAGGTCTCCATTAAGCTTCAGGAGTAATTCGTTTGATGGGAGAAACCACTTTCATATTGAGAAGAACAAAGATACAAATTTGGATTTTGGTTCACCTTCCATGAGATCTTCAAGTGGAGGTGCAAACAGTTCTTTTGAATCTCCCAAATGTCATCCTGTGTCGTCATATGTGTCCCCCAAGACTCAAATTGTTTGGTATTCTGATGGGGATATTGCAGCCATGGACATTTTCTCAGCTTCTAAACAGCTCTGGCTGGGCTTTTTTGGTTCTGATGTATCTGAAGCCCATGTAAGGTTTCAGTTAGAGAGGTTTGGTGCCAtggaacatttttttttctttcctcataAAGGATTTGCCGTAGTTGAGTATAGAAACATTCTTGATGCCATAAAGGCTCGTGAATATACGCGCAGGCATTTTCCTTGGTGCATAAAGTTTATGGATACAGGACTGGGAACTAGAGGTGCTATGAATGGTGTTGCAGTTGGTTCTAGTTGTCATGTTTATGTTGGAAATGTTTCAAGTCAATGGGCCAAGGATGAGATTCTTCACGAATCAAGGAAGGTGCTTCGCAAGACTCCATACTCGGTCACTGATTTCAGCAATGAAGGTGCGGTACTGATGGAATTTGATACTCCTGAAGAAGCTGCTGCTGTGATGGCACATCTCAGACAGCATCGCAAGGAAAGGAGTAACCACAGGACACCATATGGTGCTGGATCACTTAATGTAGTATCTCACATTGATGGTGCCAGATCTGTACCTACCCCTACCCATGTTGACATCAGAAGCAACCAGGGAAACATGTCTAATACTGCTGCTACCCCATTTGCAGTAAAGCATGAGAGCCACTCAATGGAGCTTGTATCCCCTAGAGTAAAATCTGAGAATCAGGGGAATTCGGTACAAAGTGGATATATGTTTCAGTCAAACAGAGCTGTCACTGGCTCTACGGAGATGCTTGAAGCTGGCACCAGAAGAGTTGATGGTTATGACAGTAACTTAGCTGTGAATTCTACACAAGGAG GTGGTCACGTTGCTTCTCATGCCAATGAACCTAGGTGGTTGTATTCAAAACCTGGAATGGAGCTGCATTCTGCACCAGGGAGCATTCCATGCATTCCTGTACCAACACAGATACCCTCAGCTCCACCTCCTCCACAAATTTCCTCATCTCCATTTATGCGACCTGTTTACCTCCCTCCAAATAGTTCTTGGGATCCACGGGGTTCAAGTCACAATCGTCCTTTGAACCCAATCTCACCAGGTGTAGTCCCCAACAATTTTCATGGTAATGCTATTGTACCTCCCTTCATTCCTGCTTCTGTGACTCCACTTGCACAAATACAGGGAGCTCCAGTGCAGCAATTTGACCGTATGTTTTCAGTACCCATAGCACCACCACCATTATCATCTCTGCCACCTCCTCTACCTGAAATGCCACCTCCGTTGTCCCCACCCCCACCGCCTTTGCCTCAATCACAGCCACCTTTTGTTCCCCCTCCACCT TTCCCCTCCCCTCCTGTGGCTGTTTCAGAACCATCTGTTGTGGAAACTTCTGGACAACCCTCACAATATCAGTGGCAGGGAACATTGTGTAAGAGTGGTGTTCATTACAGTACAGTTAATGCATATAGAGTGGATTCTGATATTTGCAAATATTCCAATGCCACTTCTGAACCTATAGA ATGGCCTCTTAAGTTAGACATGACCAAGCGTACAGATTTTCGGCATGTGAAGTCAACATTTACTAGCACCCCACCACATAAG AGGGAAGTGTGTCGATTGATCCCATCTTCTGCAGCTGATCAGAAAGGG TTTCAGGATTTCTTGTCATACTTGAAGCAGAGGGACTGCTCTGGAGTGATCAAGATCCCAGCGGTGAATTCCATGTGGGCCAGACTTCTCTTCATACTTCCATACTCGGAAGAGACTTGCTCTATGCTCTCTATTGCGCCTTGTCAACCTGATTGCCTCATTGCTTTAATATTACCTAAAGAAACGAATTTTGA CTTTTGCGGTTTAAGCATAAAGTGGTTT GCCATGTCGAGTCACCGGAACCCTCAGGGCAACACTAATAGGCAAGCCGGAGGAAGCaagggtttcaccaaaacccaaAAGGTCTTCGTCCCCAAAAATCAAGACCAGAATCGTCCCAGAAGccctaaatccccaaatccCACGCTCTCCGCCTCCCTCCGGCAATCGCTGTCCCAGCCGTCCAATGCCGAAGCTTCAAGCGTCGCTGCTTCTGCGCCGCCGGCGAGTAGCAGTAGTACAAGTAGTAGGGTTCGGATGGGAGAGAGAGGCGAGTGGGTGTCGACCAAGGGCAATTTCGTGAATTACTTGCCCCAAGATGAGGCTGTTGCCGCTGGCCTCGGCGCCGACGAAGGTGGATTGGACGCCGTGGAGTCTCAGAGAGTCGTCGATCTTCTCAATAGAGAGCTTTCTCGATTGCTCAAGCTAAACCCTAAGGAATTTTGGAGACAAG TGGCTAGTGATACTTCCCTGCATGAATTTTTGGAGAGCTTCCTACAGTTTCGTAGCAGGTGGTATGATTTCCCTCATCGCGGAGCCAAGGACATGGTGGCAGGGGTCATTGTAGGGGAATTAGAACTGAGCCGCCGCGTTTTTATGGTATTGTATCGAAT ATCTTCTAGCAGGGATCCTGGTGCTCGGGCTGCTGATAGTCTCAGTCCTAAAGACCATGAAG CTCTTTTGCAGGAGAAGAAGTTGCTTGACTTGCCTAAGTTGCTCGACATATGTGCTATATATAGTCATGAAAATGAAGATTTGACGAGAGTGCTG GTTGGCAATGCAGTGACAGCCCATGCTACAATCCGTGACAATTTGACTGCTGTGGCATCACATTTTCTGAGCATTGTACAAACAATGTATCAACGTAGTAGCACGGCATTAGAG GCCCTTTTTCTGTCTGGAAATCCTGGAGAACACGGATCCAGCCGTCTTCTTGCTGATTTACTGGAG GTTATGGACTTCATAAACGATGCAATTGTATCCATGGATGCTTTTCTAACTGCATACAAACCATCCGCAATATTCTTCTTGTGCCCTGTTGAGATAAG TTATGGGAACGAGGAATTACTAAGCACTCTAGCAAGGTTGCATGATTCATTACTTCCATCTTTGCAGCGTGGGTTCCAAATAATTTTGGCAGCTGGAGAACATAAAATGGTGTCAAATGTTGCTATAAGTTTGAAGATGTTATCAATGAGAATTGTCAAGTTTGGATGGAAACTGTTGGACTCATGCTATCTAAGTGATGAGGTATTCAAAGATAATCTCTCCATTCCTGCTGCTGCAGAGATGTTCCCAGCTAAACTAGAGGATCCTTATATTAGAGCGGACATTTTGGTTCAACTGTTGAGAGAGATTAATGGAATTTCAGTATGTGCTCAAGAAAACCAGAATAGGGAAACATTTCTTCAAAATGTTGAGAAGAACTTCAATATTATGGGCAAAGTGGAGAATTTACAAAATCACG GATGGATAATCATGGATGATGAGCAGTTGGGGTATGTGTCTGGAATACTGCTGTGTACTCAGAAGGTCATTGGTAAGTTGCACACCAATGCAACAACCCCTTTAACAAACAAGGTAGCGGTGGATGAAGATGTTGCAATTAAGGAGTCCAAGATTAGTCAAGTGAAGGATCTCTTCCCTGATTATGGAAAAGGGTTCTTAGCTGCCTGTCTTGAAGCATACAACCAGAATCCCGAGGAAGTGATTCAAATGATTCTTGAAGGAACTCTTCATGAAGACCTGCTGTCCTTAGATACTAAATTAGAGacaataccaaaacccagaagtGCTACTGTTAGTAGGAATGATAAAGGGAAAGGAATACTAGTTGAACCTACAGCATCCACCACTACTAATACAGTGGCTGCCATTAGGGTTCAACAAAATGGGGTCCCTTcagtttcatcatcatcttcacagGGAAGATTTGTTAGGAAGTCTAAAGCTGACTTGCCTGATTCTGATACACTTGATGACAAAAACGAAAAGTATTCAGCAAAAACTGCTGCCCTTGTTTCGCAATTTGAGTATGAAGATGAGTATGATGACTCTTTTGATGATCTAGGACTGAGTGTTGCGGATTCAGGAGCAGGGGAAATTGAGTCGTTCGGTGAAAAAAGCAGTTCAAATATTGGGAAACCTTGGGAGACACGAACTGAAAGTTCATCTCAGAATGCTACTAGTTCAAAATGGGGTTCCAGACGGAATCCCCAATATTATGTCAAAGATGGCAAGAATTATAGTTACAAAGTAGCAGGTTCAGTTGCAGTTGCAAATGTGGGTGAGGCATCGTTAATTACTGAAGCACAAAAAGAACTGATTCATGGTCTTGGTCGTGGCGGCAATCTTCCACTTGGTGCAGTTAAGAAGCTGACAGAGTACTCTGAGCAGCAAGATAGTCATGTAGATATTTCTCAGAGTGAAGGTAGAGGGAAAGGGTATAATCAGAATTCCAGGGGCTGgggcagaggaggaggaggaggaggagaaaggaGAATTGAGGAGCAAGATAAGCACTTTTCTCAGACAGAAGGCAGAGGGAGAGGGTACATTCGGAATTCCAGAGGCCTGGGAAGAGGAGGAGGTGAAAGAAGTCAAGGCGACTCAAGTGAGGAGCAAGATAAGCACTTTGATAATTCTCGGACagaagggagagggagagggtaCATTCGGAATTCCAGAGGccggggaagaggaggaggagaaagaaGTCAAGGTGACTCAGGTGAGGAGCAAGATAACAAGCAAACTAGTGTTTCTGAAGTAGAAGGAAGAGAAAATGTAGGGAATCAGAGGGGAAGAGGGAGGAGAGGTGGGGGAGGAGGGAGGAGTAATAATTACAGGAAGGACCGAGCCATGAATAAGCACTTTTCTAGTTTGCGTGGTCTCTAG